DNA from Methanomassiliicoccus luminyensis B10:
TTCGCCCGCATAGGCATCAAGACCCGGCTGGTGATGCCCACCAAGGAAAACATCGCCACCAAGGGCAGGATCGAGGAGATCGTGACCGGCGTGGTGAGGGGGACGACCGCCCCGCAGAACAAGCTGGACGAGATCGTATCCAAGGTCCGCGCCAACCTTTGATTCAGAGATCGATGTCGAACCCCACCAGGTGGGTCCAGTCCTTGGACCCGTTGTACCCCATGACGTTCCTTATCCAGTCGTCGGTGAGAGTCGATATGCTGCCGGAGGTGACCCTCGCCACGCCCTTGATGTTTTCGAGGTATGGGAACAGGACCTCCCCGATGAGGATGTACGGCTCCCCCTCCGGCATCACGTCGGGATGGAGGCAGAAGTCGTCGGAGAGGAAGCTGGCATTGGGGTCCTTCTCCAGGATCTCGTCCCTCTGGTCGGGCCGCACGTACTCGCCGATGACCCGCCCCTTCTGGTCGACCATCAGCACGAGGTTCTCCCCTCCCCCTACCAGCAGGTGGGCGTTGCCGACGATCATGACGCTGACCTCGCGGTCGAGCGATTCCCACACCCCCTTGTTGACGAACGGCATCAGCCCCGCGCAGGCGCCGTTCTCCTCCGCCAGCCGCTCCATCCGCCGCACCTCTTCCTTCAGCTCGGGCTCGAGGAACCTCAGGCCCGCCACCCCGGGAATGGAGCGCAGGCGCTTCTCCACCGCGGCCAGGACCGCCTCTCTGTCCGACATGAGAATCTCCAGCGTGCTATCGGGGCGCCTGGATTTTATTCTTTCTCCTCCAGTAAGGTGCGGAACGTTCTCTGGAGGGCGCAGAACGGCTAAACAATAATAACCCGGATGTGCGTTGAGAGGATGACTCGATGTTGCTCAGACTGAACGGACGCGAGGTGGACACTGGGACCAAGAGCGGATTGTCCGATATTATTGAAGGAGAGCCGTACGCGCCCGGAACGCTGGTGGCTGTTACACGGTCCACCAGCTCGATGAAGAAGGAGACCAGCGAGTTCGAGATCGTCACCCCCCGGGGCTCGTTCATAGTCCGCCTGAACGGTTCAGAGTTCGCCAAGGCCTGGAGGGACCTTCTTCCCCAGATCAAGGAAAGCGGGGTGAGGTGGCGCACCACCAAGGTGCTGGCGGTGGGGGCGTTCCCCTCGTCGGTGGAAGTAGAGCGGGGCCATCACGCCTACTCCGAGTACGACTGCTTCCTGGCACTGGGCGGGTACGACAGCTCCACCACCTACATGATGATCGCCCGTGCCGACCACGTCGGCGCCTACGGCGTGAAGGGGGGCAGGTTCGGCAAGGTCACCCGGGGAAGGTACGTCCTGGACCTGGTGCAGGAAGGGGACAATATACTGGACATCCGGCCGGTGGTGTTGGAGATGTCGGCGAAGGACTCCTTCGCCACCTCCGACATGGAGCTGAAGCTGGAAGAGGGGATGTCTGTCGACACCTACGTCGGCGTGGACCTGGAGAAGCGCTCCCCGGTCAGCTGCGAGCAGTTCCTGGTCATCGCCGGGGACGGCGTGCTGACCATAACGGACTACACCCCCACGTACTCGGCCAATTCCAGCCGCACCGATGTCACGCTGATCAACGAGTACTCCGAGGTGCGGGAGGAGGGGGATGTCACGGTACGGCACGAGGGACCCGGCACCGGCCGCCTGTACTTCTACCGCAAGAGGAGGCAGCTGTCCCAGGCGCACAACCTCGTGGGCAAGGTCACCAACGGCCTGGAGCTGCTGAGGCTGGCCCAGGCCGGGTCCAAGGTCACTCTGGTCTCTGTTCCGTCCAGGCTCATGGTCATCGGCATGACCCAGAAAGAGGCCCAGGGGTTCCTGGAGTCCAGGGGGATGCGGCAGAAGAGGACTGGGCTGCAGGGCGACGATGCCAGGGTGGTAGAGCAGGAGCCCGAGCTGACCATGGAGATGCGCGAGGGCAGCGAGGTGGAAACGTTCGGCGTCAAGGCGGAGAAGATATCCGTGCTGGAGCTGAACGAGACCTCGCCCAAGACGGTACGCTATTTCCGCAAGATGACCGGCCTAGACCACAAGCCGGTGGGCACCATGAAGGTGTTCTTCACCTACCAGGACATGCCCATGATCACCTTCGAGGGCAATGCCAAGGAGGCCGCGGTGCTGCTGCCGGAGAAGAGTTTTGACCCCGATTCCCCGAGGGGGCAGATCGGCATAACCAACATGTCCCGCCCCAACAGGGGGGCCATCGGCATAAGGCTGGAGGTGAGCGAGGAGTTCGGCCCCACCGGCGAGGAGCGCTACGGGACCAACATCGCGGGGAGGATGATCTCGGACCTCCCCCTCCTCATGGAGGGCATAAAGGACGGGGACATCGTGTATGTGCGGGAGGCCCGTCCGGGCGAGAAGGCAGTGGCCCCGCCGCCCGAGGAAGTGCCGAAGAAGATCATCCCGGAGGAGGTAGCGGAGATCGCGGCTGGGGAGTTCCAGTCCCACGCCCCCCCGCCCACACCGTTCGGCGCCCCTCCCGAGAGAGAGGAGCTGGCCGGCCGGGAGGAGCCGGCGGAGCCGGAGAAGAAGCCCAAGCCCAGGGCCAAGAGGGCCGCGCCGAGGAAGTCGGCGGCAAAGCCTAAGAAGGCGACCGAACCAAAGAAGACCACGGGGGGACGGCCACGGACCAAGAGACCGAAACAAGGATGATCGTCATCGCACCCACCTCCGAGCTGACGCCGGACCAGGTGGCCAGGTTCATTCATGCGCTGGGATTCGAGATCAATGTCAAGGAGACCTGCTACGGGGCCAACATCGAAGGTCCCCGAGAGGATGTCCGCAAGGTGCTGCAGGAGGTGAGGAAGCTCGATCCCAACCGCATCTACTCCAAGATCAGGGCCTTCCCTATCGGCGACGAGAGGAGGTGCCGCGCCCACCACGGGTCGAGGCCCGGCTTCCCCCAGCTGGAGAAGGAGTGGAAGGACCTTTCCCTTATCGACAAGGGGCTGTGCGCCGCTGAGAAGGGAGAGAAGTGCGAGGAGAAGCCCCCGCCCAAGAAGCTTCCGGTCAAGGAGCTGCAGAAGATAGTCGACGAGGTGTGCTGCAAATGACAAAGGTCTTCATTGTCCCGCCCAACAGCCTTATATTGTACGATCTGGTGGAACGCTTCGGGCACGAGCCTCTCTCCATAATGGGAGAGATGCGGGAGCGTGTCACCAAGCCGGAGATGGACTCCCCTCCGCTCAACGTTACTCAGGAGGAGATCAAGAAGGGCCTGAAGTACGCCGGCATCGAGGTGCCTTCAGGGGTCCGCGGGCGCCTGGCGCTGTGGGGCCCCCTGATCGATCAGGCCAGCGCGGCCATCATTATGCATGACATGCCCTATACCTTTGGCTGTGTCGGGTGCCATCGGACCAACCTCATGCTCATTTACATGGTCCGGAAGAAGAAGATCCCCGTCCTGGAGGTCCACTATCCCAAGGACGAGGAGGAGGCCAAGGTCATGGTCACCCGGGTCAAGACGTTCCTGGAGGGATTGAAGTGACGATAAAGATCGCGCAGCTGTCCTGCGGGACGGAGTACTCCGGCATACAGTCGGAGATAGAGAGGGCCGCCTCCACGGTGGGAGGGAAGATGGTCTACCCTGATGTCGCCTTCGACGACATCGACGTGGCGGTGGACGAGTTCGGCTTCGCGCCGGCGTCCCCCCAGCTGAGGATGATGATCGCCCGGGCCAAAGAGCTGGCCGACGGGCACTATGATGCGGACGCGGTGTTCATCGCCACCTGCTTCCGGTGCGCCGAGGGAGCGCTGGTGAGGAACGAGGTCCGGAGGTACATCCAGGAGCATACCCGGCTTCCGGTGGTGACATACTCCTTCACCGAGCGCCTGAAGGCGGCGCAGCTGCTGACGAGGATGGAGGCCCTGGTCACCATCGTGGAGAAGAAGGAGCTGCTGGCCCGGGAGCGCCAGGTCGGCCTCACCGCCGGGATCGACTCGGGATCATCGACCACCAAGGCCATGATCCTGAGGGATAACAAGATCATCGGCAAGTCCTGGACCCCCACTGGGGAGGTCATGGGGACCGCCCAGGAGGTGCTCGACAAGGCACTGGCCGAGGCTGGCGTCAAGCAGAGCGAGCTTGAGGGCATCGGGGTCACCGGCTACGGCCGCTTCCTCATCGGCAAGAAGCTCAACGCCAAGCTGGTGCAGGAGGAGCTGACCACCAACGCCAAGGGAGCGGTGTGGCTCGCGGACCGCCAGAGGGGGGAAGCGACCATCATCGACATCGGGGGGATGGATAACAAAGCCATCACCGTGCGGGACGGCATCCCCGACAACTTCACCATGGGCGGCATCTGCGCCGGCGCCTCCGGCAGGTTCCTGGAGATGGTGTCCAAGAGGCTGAGGGTGGAGATCGAGAACCTGGGGTCCCTGGCCGACAAGGGGGACTGGAAGAAGGTCAACATGAACTCCTACTGCTCGGTGTTCGGCATACAGGACCTCGTGACCTCGCTGGCCGCGGGCAACACCATCGAGGACGTGGCCGCGGCGGCCTGCCACTCCGTGGCCGAGCAGGTGTACGAGCAGCAACTGCAGGAGATCGATGTCCGGCAGCCCGTGATACAGGTGGGCGGGACGTCCCTCATCAGCGGCCTGGTGACCGCGGTGGGCGACATGCTGGGAGGCAAGCCCATCATACCGCACGACTCGCAGTACATCGGAGCGGCCGGAGCGGCCCTGCTGGCCTCGGGGTTCCTTGAGGGAATGTGATGAGCCGGCAGGACGAAGGCTTCGCGTACCAGAACTTCGACGCCATATTCAGGTCCACCATGGCCGACCTGGGGGTCAGCCGCATGGTGCAGGCGTTCAAGATACTGGCCGACCCCGAAGCGCCGTACTTCCTCATCTCCATGAAGCTGGGCAAGCCCCGAGCGGCCATCAGGATCCCTGACATGTCCACCCTGGACGACAACACCAGGGGCACCATGATCACCATCACCGACGAGGAGTGGGCGCCGGCCCTGCTGACCAAGCTGTGGCAGAGGTACGGGCGGGACGGAGTGGAGCAGCTCACCCGGTTCGAGCTCCTGGTGAAGAACGTCAAGGTCTCCGAGCTCGAGAAGATCGAGCTCGACCCCGGCGAGGAGCTGAGGACAAAGCTGCTGGATGCAGTATGGAGGGTGTTCCCGGAGGGCTTCAAGGTCCGCCACAACCTGGTGGACGACAAGGTTCTGACCATAATAGGGACGGAGCACGACATGAAGCAGGAATGGATCGACATAGCGACCAAGGTCCACGAGGAGATGCATCACGCGGAGGCGGAGTGAGATGTACGAAGTGCTGATGTACGACGGGGGCGTTTACCGGGTCAACGAGCTGTACGAGCTGATAGAGGACATCGGCGGCTTTGTCATCCAGAAGAACCAGGTGCAGGTGCAGATCCTCGTTACCATGGCCATCCCCGAGGAGGAGCGCCCTGCCATCGAGGCCAAGACCGTGGAGCTTGGAGGCAAGCTCGTCAACGTGCCCCTGGCGGGAACGGAGATAGCGGTGGTCGCCCCCACCCTGGGCCGGCATCACATGCCCCACCCCACCTGCGACATCGCCGAACAGCTCCGGCGGCTCGGCGCGATCACCGTGGTCATGGGCCTGGCCCGCGGAAAGGGACGGAAGACCGCGCAGATCTCCGCCGAGGAGAAGGCGGTCATCGAGGAGTACGACGCCGCCGTGTTCGTGCTCGGCAACTTCAAGGACTGCATACTGGAGCACAAGGTGAGGTTGTTCGAGGACATCCACATCCCCGTCGCGGTCATGTGCGGGCCTCAGATCGACCAGCTGCCCAACTGCGAGTCCCTGGTGTGCGGGGTCGGACGCAAGGTCGAGAGGATGAGGCGGGAGGAGGAGATCACCAAGCTCGACGAGATCGCCGACGCGGTGGACCACATGGTCCGGGACCGGCGCAGGGAGCTGGACGAGGATCCCCTGTTCGTGCACCCCGCCGAGGTCAAGGACCGCATCTCTGAGCTGGAGCCGGTGCAGGCGAGCTTGCGCCCGGCCCCGGTGGTGCTGCACCTGGACGGGCTGAGGGTGAAGATACCGTACGAGCAGTACAAGAACCAGCTGGCCGCGGTGGAGGTCTACGGCCATCGGCTGGGGGACATCGCCACCATCAGCAGCTCGCGCCTGGGCGGCAGCACCCTTATCAAG
Protein-coding regions in this window:
- the mmp3 gene encoding methyl-coenzyme M reductase-associated protein Mmp3, which encodes MLLRLNGREVDTGTKSGLSDIIEGEPYAPGTLVAVTRSTSSMKKETSEFEIVTPRGSFIVRLNGSEFAKAWRDLLPQIKESGVRWRTTKVLAVGAFPSSVEVERGHHAYSEYDCFLALGGYDSSTTYMMIARADHVGAYGVKGGRFGKVTRGRYVLDLVQEGDNILDIRPVVLEMSAKDSFATSDMELKLEEGMSVDTYVGVDLEKRSPVSCEQFLVIAGDGVLTITDYTPTYSANSSRTDVTLINEYSEVREEGDVTVRHEGPGTGRLYFYRKRRQLSQAHNLVGKVTNGLELLRLAQAGSKVTLVSVPSRLMVIGMTQKEAQGFLESRGMRQKRTGLQGDDARVVEQEPELTMEMREGSEVETFGVKAEKISVLELNETSPKTVRYFRKMTGLDHKPVGTMKVFFTYQDMPMITFEGNAKEAAVLLPEKSFDPDSPRGQIGITNMSRPNRGAIGIRLEVSEEFGPTGEERYGTNIAGRMISDLPLLMEGIKDGDIVYVREARPGEKAVAPPPEEVPKKIIPEEVAEIAAGEFQSHAPPPTPFGAPPEREELAGREEPAEPEKKPKPRAKRAAPRKSAAKPKKATEPKKTTGGRPRTKRPKQG
- a CDS encoding methanogenesis marker 15 protein — translated: MTIKIAQLSCGTEYSGIQSEIERAASTVGGKMVYPDVAFDDIDVAVDEFGFAPASPQLRMMIARAKELADGHYDADAVFIATCFRCAEGALVRNEVRRYIQEHTRLPVVTYSFTERLKAAQLLTRMEALVTIVEKKELLARERQVGLTAGIDSGSSTTKAMILRDNKIIGKSWTPTGEVMGTAQEVLDKALAEAGVKQSELEGIGVTGYGRFLIGKKLNAKLVQEELTTNAKGAVWLADRQRGEATIIDIGGMDNKAITVRDGIPDNFTMGGICAGASGRFLEMVSKRLRVEIENLGSLADKGDWKKVNMNSYCSVFGIQDLVTSLAAGNTIEDVAAAACHSVAEQVYEQQLQEIDVRQPVIQVGGTSLISGLVTAVGDMLGGKPIIPHDSQYIGAAGAALLASGFLEGM
- a CDS encoding methanogenesis marker 5 protein; this translates as MTKVFIVPPNSLILYDLVERFGHEPLSIMGEMRERVTKPEMDSPPLNVTQEEIKKGLKYAGIEVPSGVRGRLALWGPLIDQASAAIIMHDMPYTFGCVGCHRTNLMLIYMVRKKKIPVLEVHYPKDEEEAKVMVTRVKTFLEGLK
- a CDS encoding methanogenesis marker 6 protein, giving the protein MIVIAPTSELTPDQVARFIHALGFEINVKETCYGANIEGPREDVRKVLQEVRKLDPNRIYSKIRAFPIGDERRCRAHHGSRPGFPQLEKEWKDLSLIDKGLCAAEKGEKCEEKPPPKKLPVKELQKIVDEVCCK
- a CDS encoding methanogenesis marker 17 protein produces the protein MSRQDEGFAYQNFDAIFRSTMADLGVSRMVQAFKILADPEAPYFLISMKLGKPRAAIRIPDMSTLDDNTRGTMITITDEEWAPALLTKLWQRYGRDGVEQLTRFELLVKNVKVSELEKIELDPGEELRTKLLDAVWRVFPEGFKVRHNLVDDKVLTIIGTEHDMKQEWIDIATKVHEEMHHAEAE
- a CDS encoding methanogenesis marker 7 protein, whose translation is MYEVLMYDGGVYRVNELYELIEDIGGFVIQKNQVQVQILVTMAIPEEERPAIEAKTVELGGKLVNVPLAGTEIAVVAPTLGRHHMPHPTCDIAEQLRRLGAITVVMGLARGKGRKTAQISAEEKAVIEEYDAAVFVLGNFKDCILEHKVRLFEDIHIPVAVMCGPQIDQLPNCESLVCGVGRKVERMRREEEITKLDEIADAVDHMVRDRRRELDEDPLFVHPAEVKDRISELEPVQASLRPAPVVLHLDGLRVKIPYEQYKNQLAAVEVYGHRLGDIATISSSRLGGSTLIKIWSRAEVEAMDARKKASPAKATS